Proteins encoded in a region of the Candidatus Moanabacter tarae genome:
- the mleN_1 gene encoding Malate-2H(+)/Na(+)-lactate antiporter, whose translation MALPCRVISATHSNGRGAKPQPNFWQALSPVIVLIGSLALNVQLYGGEPHIPLIIGTAAASVVGVFIGYRWTDLEEGMVSGIAIALKAILILLIVGLLIATWIAGGVVPLLIYYGLKILSPSIFLVATCIICSIVSLATGSSWTTAGTVGVALMAVGQGLGIPLPMVAGAIVSGAYFGDKMSPLSDTTNLSPAVSGSEIFEHIRHMMYTTIPGFCIALILYAGLGLYNAPATSSSSNLSSLLTTLETHYNLSPILLTAPFLILILVIYKVPAIPALLAGSVLGGVLACVFQGQGIGDILGSAKNGFVSQTGNEQVDNLLTRGGIQGMLNTIALVLCAMSFGGIMEKTGMLRTLASSILETAKSAGSLVFATVLSCLGMNAIAPDQYLALIVPGRMYRGAFRNANLHPKNLSRCLEDAGTLTSPLIAYNTCGAYMSKVLGVSAGEYFLFAFLNLLTPLISVLYGFTGWTIKPLGKKEIKD comes from the coding sequence ATGGCCCTTCCCTGTCGAGTGATCTCAGCAACCCACAGTAATGGACGGGGGGCCAAGCCTCAACCAAACTTCTGGCAGGCCCTTTCCCCAGTAATTGTCCTGATAGGCTCTCTTGCTCTAAATGTGCAACTCTATGGTGGAGAGCCACACATTCCTTTGATCATTGGAACAGCGGCGGCCTCTGTGGTAGGAGTTTTCATAGGCTACCGTTGGACAGATCTAGAAGAAGGGATGGTTAGCGGTATAGCAATCGCCCTTAAAGCAATTCTTATCCTCCTTATAGTAGGCCTTTTGATTGCCACCTGGATCGCAGGAGGGGTGGTTCCTCTCCTCATTTACTACGGGCTTAAGATATTAAGCCCCAGCATATTCCTTGTTGCCACATGTATTATCTGCTCGATTGTATCCCTTGCCACAGGCAGCTCGTGGACTACTGCTGGGACTGTTGGAGTTGCTCTCATGGCGGTAGGTCAGGGATTGGGTATTCCACTTCCCATGGTAGCAGGTGCTATTGTTTCGGGAGCCTATTTCGGCGACAAAATGTCACCACTTTCAGATACTACTAATCTATCTCCCGCTGTATCGGGATCAGAGATTTTTGAGCACATTCGTCACATGATGTATACAACTATTCCTGGTTTTTGCATCGCTCTTATTCTCTACGCGGGTCTCGGCCTTTACAATGCTCCAGCAACAAGTTCATCGAGCAATCTCAGTTCACTTCTCACCACTCTGGAGACTCACTATAATCTCAGCCCAATTCTTCTTACCGCCCCCTTCCTTATCCTGATTCTTGTTATCTACAAAGTCCCGGCAATTCCAGCCCTTCTGGCCGGTTCTGTTCTCGGAGGGGTTCTCGCCTGTGTTTTTCAGGGTCAGGGTATAGGGGATATTCTAGGTTCTGCCAAAAATGGATTCGTTTCACAAACGGGGAACGAACAAGTCGATAATCTTCTTACCAGAGGAGGCATTCAAGGAATGCTGAATACAATTGCACTGGTTCTTTGTGCCATGTCATTTGGTGGAATCATGGAGAAGACAGGAATGCTAAGGACTTTAGCCTCATCCATTTTAGAAACTGCTAAATCAGCTGGTTCTCTTGTTTTTGCAACAGTTCTTAGTTGCCTTGGAATGAATGCAATTGCACCAGATCAGTATCTCGCGTTGATTGTTCCTGGGAGAATGTACCGTGGGGCATTCCGGAATGCAAATCTCCATCCCAAGAATCTGTCGCGTTGCCTTGAAGATGCTGGCACATTAACCTCGCCCCTTATTGCCTACAACACCTGCGGTGCTTATATGTCGAAAGTCCTTGGAGTATCTGCAGGAGAGTATTTTCTCTTTGCCTTTCTTAATCTTCTTACTCCGTTAATTTCGGTTCTATATGGCTTTACAGGCTGGACAATTAAACCACTAGGAAAAAAGGAGATTAAGGATTAG
- the oppA gene encoding Periplasmic oligopeptide-binding protein: MIGKTQWCKTVLLSFPALVPLFFFTGCKDRLTPVELANREQILLIGNGTDPEDLDPQVTTGLPEHHIHMALFEGLVNTHPEDLSPIPGVAERWEVSEDGRCYTFYLKRDAKWSNGDAVTSNDFIFSYRRMLTPEFGAEYAYMFYVVDNAEKYHRGELEDFALVGFEALDPHRLVVRLKTPTPYFLSLINHNSWYPVHEKTVLKYGKMSQRGSRWTRPGNHVGNGPFSLKEWNVSDVVVVKKNPFYWDAERVALNGIRFYAIENAITEERNFQAGQLHLTGTVNLNSIERLRRERSQYLELHGWLGTYYYILNTDNPPLNDPRVRRALNMAIDRMAIVESITRGGQIPAYFFTPPNTAGYTSRIRLTEDLDLARRFLDEAGYPEGKGFPLLRLLYNTSEAHRPIAEAIQDMWKKHLNIEVTLENQEWKVYLQSRSDGEFTIARAGWIGDYNDPNTFLDLFTSSSGNNHTGWSNPLYDNLIAKAGKTLDMEERYEYFQQAEAILINELPVIPIYFYVRTFLKQPSVQNWHPNILDQHPYKFVYLIAGDGS, translated from the coding sequence ATGATCGGAAAGACGCAATGGTGCAAAACGGTTTTATTGTCCTTTCCTGCTCTAGTCCCCTTGTTTTTTTTCACCGGCTGTAAGGATCGCCTTACTCCGGTTGAACTTGCCAATAGAGAGCAGATTCTCCTGATCGGGAATGGCACCGATCCCGAGGACCTCGATCCTCAAGTAACGACAGGTCTTCCCGAGCATCACATACATATGGCCCTATTTGAAGGGTTAGTGAACACACACCCAGAGGATCTTTCTCCAATTCCCGGAGTTGCGGAACGATGGGAAGTATCTGAAGACGGCCGATGTTACACATTTTATCTTAAACGTGATGCAAAATGGTCAAATGGTGACGCAGTGACATCAAATGATTTTATATTTTCTTACCGCCGCATGTTAACGCCCGAGTTTGGGGCCGAGTACGCGTATATGTTTTATGTGGTAGATAATGCTGAGAAATATCATCGCGGTGAGTTGGAGGACTTCGCGTTAGTGGGGTTTGAAGCACTGGATCCACATCGTCTGGTAGTACGATTAAAGACGCCGACTCCTTATTTTCTTTCCCTAATAAATCATAATTCTTGGTATCCGGTTCATGAGAAGACTGTCTTGAAGTATGGAAAGATGAGTCAAAGGGGTTCTAGGTGGACAAGGCCAGGGAATCACGTGGGGAATGGCCCATTTTCTCTGAAGGAGTGGAATGTCTCTGACGTTGTGGTAGTGAAAAAAAATCCGTTTTACTGGGATGCAGAAAGAGTAGCGCTTAACGGGATCAGGTTTTATGCTATCGAAAATGCAATAACCGAAGAACGTAATTTTCAAGCTGGGCAGCTTCATCTCACTGGAACGGTAAATCTCAATAGCATCGAGAGGTTACGGAGAGAACGGTCTCAATATTTAGAACTCCACGGTTGGCTTGGGACTTACTATTATATTTTGAACACTGATAATCCGCCTTTGAATGATCCCCGCGTGCGAAGGGCGCTTAACATGGCAATAGATCGAATGGCCATCGTTGAGAGTATTACGCGGGGTGGGCAGATTCCCGCCTATTTTTTTACCCCTCCGAATACTGCTGGATACACCTCTAGAATACGGCTAACCGAAGATCTTGATTTGGCGCGCCGGTTTCTCGATGAAGCAGGATACCCTGAGGGCAAAGGATTTCCATTACTACGTCTTCTCTATAATACCTCGGAGGCCCATCGCCCGATTGCCGAAGCGATTCAGGATATGTGGAAAAAACATCTCAATATTGAAGTCACTCTCGAGAATCAGGAATGGAAAGTATATCTGCAATCTCGAAGCGATGGAGAATTTACTATAGCTCGAGCTGGTTGGATTGGAGACTATAACGATCCCAACACCTTCCTTGATCTTTTCACTAGTAGCTCTGGCAATAATCACACAGGATGGAGTAATCCTTTATACGATAACCTGATCGCTAAGGCTGGTAAGACTCTTGATATGGAAGAACGGTATGAGTATTTCCAGCAAGCAGAGGCCATTCTTATTAATGAGCTTCCTGTGATCCCTATCTACTTTTATGTCCGAACTTTCCTGAAGCAGCCATCAGTGCAAAACTGGCACCCTAATATTCTTGATCAGCATCCCTACAAGTTTGTCTACTTGATAGCAGGGGATGGATCATAG
- the oppF_2 gene encoding Oligopeptide transport ATP-binding protein OppF, protein MRYQTLIEVKDLMVHFPVGGSIFQGVKAYIRAVNGVSFIIRHGSTVGLVGESGSGKTTVGRAIIGLQAITSGTISYEGKPISNLIPSDFLPFRKRIQMIFQDPFNSLNPRMTVHGIISEPLYIHFPEMSKGGKRDRVVDLLEKVGLRPEHIDRYPHEFSGGQRQRIGIARALAVEPEFIICDEPVSALDVSVQAQIINLLQDLQEEFNLTLLFIAHDLAVIQHISDFILVMNHGKIVEQVTAKKIFRDAQNEYTRKLISAVPKIG, encoded by the coding sequence ATGAGGTATCAGACTCTTATCGAAGTCAAGGACTTGATGGTGCATTTCCCGGTAGGCGGGAGTATCTTCCAGGGAGTGAAGGCATATATAAGGGCAGTGAATGGTGTTTCCTTCATAATTCGACATGGATCAACGGTAGGGCTTGTGGGAGAAAGTGGAAGTGGTAAAACTACAGTCGGTCGGGCCATAATTGGGTTACAGGCTATTACTTCTGGGACAATCTCCTATGAGGGAAAGCCGATTAGTAATTTAATCCCCAGCGATTTTCTTCCCTTTAGGAAGCGGATCCAAATGATTTTTCAGGATCCTTTTAATTCGTTGAATCCGAGAATGACGGTTCATGGTATTATTTCAGAACCACTGTATATCCATTTCCCTGAAATGAGCAAAGGAGGAAAACGGGATAGAGTTGTTGACTTATTGGAGAAGGTTGGACTTAGGCCTGAACACATCGACCGGTATCCCCACGAGTTTAGTGGTGGTCAGCGGCAGCGAATTGGGATCGCCCGGGCTTTGGCAGTCGAGCCTGAATTTATAATTTGCGACGAACCAGTCAGCGCTCTTGATGTTTCAGTTCAGGCGCAAATCATTAACCTCTTGCAGGATCTCCAAGAGGAATTTAATCTGACCCTTCTTTTCATTGCCCACGATTTGGCTGTGATTCAACACATAAGTGATTTTATCCTTGTCATGAATCATGGGAAGATAGTCGAACAGGTGACAGCAAAAAAGATCTTTAGAGATGCCCAGAACGAATATACTAGGAAATTAATCTCTGCGGTACCGAAGATTGGCTAA
- the oppD_2 gene encoding Oligopeptide transport ATP-binding protein OppD, which translates to MSNANQKGYLEVKNLNISFNSREGILRVVKNVSFTLETGKTLAIVGESGSGKTVSALALTRLLPGASVCKIAGQVLYQGTDLLRLSRREIRKYRGKEIAYIFQDPSTSLNPVLTIGYQIEEAIKLHLPKVEDKKGRVINALHQVGIRNPEIRINDYPHQLSGGMQQRVMIAMALASEPRILIADEPTTALDVTIQAQIIDLLRQIRRDTDMAVILITHNFGIVSDFADDVIVMFRGEIVESGPTDRVLKEPEHAYTKALISCIPQMGKKQRRLNTIDYKILDK; encoded by the coding sequence GTGAGCAACGCTAACCAGAAAGGTTACCTTGAAGTTAAGAATCTCAATATAAGCTTTAATTCTCGTGAGGGAATTTTGCGTGTGGTTAAAAATGTATCATTTACCCTCGAGACAGGAAAAACCCTTGCTATTGTAGGAGAAAGTGGAAGTGGGAAGACTGTTTCTGCTCTTGCTTTGACTCGTTTGCTCCCGGGTGCTTCGGTCTGTAAAATCGCCGGACAGGTACTCTATCAGGGAACCGATTTACTTCGACTAAGCAGAAGAGAGATCCGAAAATATCGAGGCAAAGAAATAGCCTATATTTTCCAAGATCCCTCTACATCACTGAATCCGGTGCTGACCATTGGTTACCAAATTGAGGAAGCGATAAAATTACATCTTCCTAAAGTGGAAGATAAGAAAGGACGGGTAATAAACGCGCTTCACCAAGTAGGTATACGTAATCCTGAGATACGAATTAATGATTATCCCCATCAGTTGAGCGGAGGAATGCAGCAACGAGTGATGATTGCAATGGCATTAGCTAGCGAACCCCGCATTCTGATAGCAGATGAGCCAACCACGGCTCTCGATGTTACGATTCAGGCCCAAATTATAGATCTGCTTCGTCAGATTCGTAGAGATACGGATATGGCAGTGATCCTAATTACTCATAATTTTGGAATAGTTTCTGATTTCGCAGACGATGTTATCGTCATGTTTCGTGGCGAAATAGTTGAATCGGGGCCGACGGATCGAGTACTAAAAGAACCGGAACATGCCTATACCAAGGCACTTATTTCTTGTATCCCCCAGATGGGCAAAAAGCAGAGGCGTTTGAATACGATCGATTACAAAATTCTGGATAAATGA
- the iolG_16 gene encoding Myo-inositol 2-dehydrogenase, whose product MKPLRMGIIGAGGMGNKHARDIRQRTDAEVIAVCDPDQASIERITKTLGITTSNIRQYSELSEMLGKDGLEAVVIATPHTQHNDHVKVCLDAGLHVLVEKPMATTVKAAREFISASERNDRILAIAYQRHGLGKFIRARQLLQEGAIGEIRFLNVLIAQNCIHAFQPGEKWRGDPVLSGGGHFIDTGSHINDIMLWTTGLEPKQVQASLSREGILVDVLTGVVVKFTSGALGTLAFTSLSPAWREEFTFYGTEGELRFGDSEPLRLHRTGEDIILPDDSKQGDTPLHNFVDSIRGKAQVQAPPICGLRVVQLTEAVYKAAESGRAEEVE is encoded by the coding sequence ATGAAACCTCTTCGAATGGGCATTATTGGAGCCGGCGGTATGGGAAATAAGCATGCTCGTGATATACGACAACGCACCGACGCTGAAGTTATCGCAGTCTGTGATCCGGACCAGGCATCGATCGAACGCATCACGAAAACTCTAGGAATTACAACTTCAAATATTCGCCAATACTCCGAACTGAGCGAAATGCTGGGTAAAGATGGTTTGGAAGCTGTCGTTATTGCTACTCCTCATACACAACACAATGACCATGTAAAAGTATGTCTTGATGCTGGTCTTCACGTCCTAGTGGAGAAACCAATGGCCACAACCGTAAAAGCAGCACGAGAATTCATCTCTGCATCAGAGAGGAACGATAGGATACTCGCAATAGCCTATCAGCGACATGGATTAGGAAAGTTTATACGGGCTCGTCAGCTGTTACAAGAGGGTGCCATAGGTGAGATCCGTTTCCTAAATGTACTGATTGCCCAAAATTGTATCCATGCTTTTCAGCCAGGCGAAAAATGGCGAGGGGATCCGGTTCTTTCAGGAGGAGGGCATTTTATAGACACTGGAAGCCACATCAACGATATTATGCTCTGGACAACTGGCTTGGAGCCTAAACAGGTTCAAGCATCTCTCAGCAGGGAGGGGATTCTGGTCGATGTGCTAACCGGAGTTGTAGTCAAGTTTACCAGTGGTGCTCTTGGTACACTCGCTTTCACTTCTTTGTCGCCGGCATGGAGAGAGGAGTTTACATTCTACGGAACTGAAGGAGAACTCCGATTCGGAGACTCGGAGCCATTGAGACTACACCGAACCGGCGAGGATATCATCCTTCCGGATGATTCCAAACAAGGCGATACACCACTTCACAATTTTGTAGACTCAATTAGAGGGAAGGCGCAAGTTCAGGCACCCCCTATCTGTGGTCTGCGTGTAGTGCAGCTAACCGAAGCAGTCTATAAAGCAGCCGAGTCTGGAAGAGCCGAAGAGGTGGAATAG